A genomic window from Labeo rohita strain BAU-BD-2019 chromosome 6, IGBB_LRoh.1.0, whole genome shotgun sequence includes:
- the c6h1orf210 gene encoding type III endosome membrane protein TEMP, which translates to MGSAAHKVCVLLCFWVSGSCYTLQTVGPCTVNRKTAAFDCSGKRLTSVPKHIWTNVTELDLSDNLLDLTHTDNFKRLNLFSHLVSLNLSGNYLPLLLKEHLYSFSSLKVLDLSRCKLATVEADALTGLSSLQMLFLGDVQSTAVKDLRLSPFVEIRGEENNRQKVGDRVLISRASKRTAQDDHYDGYSKDVNHGVFLRKLLAVTTIQPQSNSTSANVSASTTSEPKRSSESWKVLVAVLGSAITLSIFIALMAKYKVLHKYLASYRHSRLSEVDATSQCDPANFEVGFSTQGGPGTRAAAPTNGAEEDDDGFIEDNYIQASETERAARAATLTDDDDEEEEIEFSIG; encoded by the exons ATGGGGTCTGCTGCACACAAAGTGTGTGTGCTCCTGTGTTTTTGGGTCTCAGGATCATGCTACACACTCCAGACCGTGGGCCCATGTACGGTCAACAGAAAGACG GCTGCATTTGACTGTAGTGGGAAAAGACTTACATCAGTACCAAAGCACATCTGGACAAACGTAACCGAACTGGACCTGTCTGACAATCTCTTAGACTTGACCCACACTGATAACTTCAAGCGGCTGAACCTCTTCAGCCATTTAGTTTCACTCAACCTATCAGGCAACTACCTCCCCCTACTGTTAAAAGAGCATCTCTACAGCTTTTCTTCTCTTAAAGTACTAGACCTGAGTAGGTGTAAACTGGCCACAGTGGAGGCAGACGCTCTGACCGGCCTTTCCAGTTTACAGATGCTCTTCCTGGGGGACGTTCAGTCGACTGCAGTTAAAGACCTGAGATTGAGTCCGTTTGTGGAAATCAGAGGAGAAGAGAATAACAGACAGAAAGTGGGAGACAGAGTATTGATTAGCAGAGCATCAAAACGCACAGCACAGGATGACCACTATGATG GCTATTCTAAGGATGTCAACCATGGAGTCTTTCTTCGTAAACTACTCGCAGTGACAACAATACAACCACAAAGCAACAGTACAAGTGCTAATg TTTCAGCTTCAACAACAAGTGAACCCAAAAGGTCTTCAGAAAGCTGGAAGGTCCTTGTGGCTGTTCTGGGGTCAGCTATCACCCTCTCTATTTTTATCGCTTTGATGGCCAAGTACAAAGTCTTGCACAAGTATCTGGCGAGCTACAGACACTCCAGGCTCAGCGAAGTAGATGCCACGAGTCAGTGTGACCCTGCAAATTTTGAGGTGGGATTCTCGACCCAGGGTGGCCCCGGGACTCGCGCAGCTGCACCTACCAATGGCGCTGAGGAGGATGACGACGGGTTTATTGAAGACAACTATATTCAAGCGAGTGAGACAGAGAGAGCCGCAAGAGCAGCAACACTGACTGATGACGATGATGAGGAGGAAGAGATTGAATTTAGTATTGGTTAG